In Rhodobacter sp. 24-YEA-8, the following are encoded in one genomic region:
- a CDS encoding glycosyl hydrolase family 28-related protein yields the protein MNKAITEGLALMPLPFAAGLANWSSANGRPGDASYTGVAGAALVGNDQDFGGCFELMKTTATQRIRAFAQTPLRPDMYLRVTVRIKAVSGNLPAVRIAAWAGTAAGANVGSVAQTATAVGLSSYGEVVTVQAIIGAGNRPGVDLVWGHLPVFAHFGLDLTGPNGGTVRIDDIVIEDVTSFWLRDLTDVVDVRDHGALGDGVANDMAAFQRADAAAGGRTILVPTGVYPIQGNLTVSSPIRFVGTVRVPAANRLVLTRNFDLESYSRAFGDDTEGFRRALQALFYFNDHVTFDLSGRRVDLAAPVDVSLLSGQTSFANRRVLRNGSLNAVSSTAWNSESFTSVGTYTPSTHHTRLTSVTNVANIPIGALVEGAGVGREVYVRSKNVGAGWIELSEPLFAAAGTRTYSFRRFKYMLDFGGFSLLNRFEIHDIEFNCLGIASGVMMPAAGSVNRFENCTFNRPKDRGISSSGTGCQGMHVDYCQFLSDEQSLPAQNRTTIAMNVNANDVKLRNNRVVRFRHFAVMNGTSHMIQSNHFFQGDDMAAGVRLAGIVFTQTNVATVVTGNYIDNCFIEWGNEHDAAPEFNNEFSFGGLNIVGNIFIASDVSSAFRWVVVKPYGPGHFLNGFCMENNMFRVFNATIDRVDRVDTTHSTLDFTRSRDVRVSANTYNQVAQSISNPVVVQHVQNTNADTWTVDASAFIPFGGRIRMVEAAQPETSVSNAANVQRYISPIAVPGQGPGGNQVQLRWGEAVKGRAVVTMRMDLPT from the coding sequence ATGAACAAGGCGATTACCGAGGGGCTGGCTTTGATGCCATTGCCATTTGCTGCGGGGCTGGCGAACTGGTCATCAGCGAACGGGCGGCCGGGGGATGCGTCTTATACCGGGGTGGCTGGCGCGGCACTGGTTGGCAATGACCAGGATTTCGGCGGCTGTTTCGAATTGATGAAGACCACGGCCACGCAGCGGATCCGGGCTTTCGCGCAGACGCCCCTGCGCCCGGATATGTATTTGCGGGTGACTGTGCGGATCAAGGCGGTCTCGGGGAACCTGCCGGCGGTCAGGATCGCGGCCTGGGCCGGAACTGCCGCAGGGGCGAATGTGGGATCGGTGGCCCAGACCGCCACGGCGGTGGGTCTGTCTTCTTATGGTGAAGTGGTCACGGTCCAGGCGATTATCGGCGCGGGGAACCGGCCCGGGGTGGATCTTGTCTGGGGGCATCTGCCGGTCTTTGCGCATTTCGGTCTCGATCTGACCGGCCCGAATGGCGGCACGGTGCGGATCGACGATATCGTGATCGAGGATGTCACCTCGTTCTGGCTGCGGGATCTGACAGATGTGGTCGATGTGAGGGATCACGGCGCGCTGGGCGATGGCGTTGCCAATGACATGGCGGCGTTTCAGCGCGCCGATGCGGCGGCGGGCGGCCGTACTATTCTGGTGCCGACCGGGGTCTATCCGATCCAGGGCAATCTGACGGTCAGCTCTCCGATCCGCTTTGTCGGCACGGTGAGGGTGCCGGCGGCGAACCGGCTGGTATTGACCCGGAATTTCGATCTGGAGAGCTATTCACGCGCCTTTGGTGACGATACCGAAGGATTCCGGCGCGCGTTGCAGGCGCTGTTCTACTTCAATGACCATGTCACCTTTGACCTGTCCGGGCGTCGGGTCGATCTCGCCGCGCCGGTCGATGTCTCGCTTTTGTCAGGCCAGACCAGCTTTGCCAATCGCCGGGTGCTCAGGAACGGATCGCTGAATGCGGTAAGCTCCACCGCCTGGAATAGCGAGAGTTTCACCTCGGTTGGCACCTATACACCTTCGACACATCACACCCGGCTGACCTCGGTGACCAATGTCGCCAATATCCCGATTGGCGCGCTGGTCGAGGGGGCGGGCGTCGGGCGTGAGGTCTATGTGCGCTCGAAAAACGTGGGCGCGGGCTGGATCGAACTGTCTGAGCCGTTATTCGCGGCTGCCGGGACCCGCACCTATTCCTTCCGGAGATTCAAGTATATGCTTGATTTCGGGGGATTTTCGCTGCTGAATCGCTTCGAGATCCATGATATCGAATTCAACTGCCTTGGGATTGCCTCGGGCGTGATGATGCCAGCGGCAGGTTCGGTCAACCGGTTCGAGAATTGCACTTTCAACCGCCCGAAAGATCGCGGCATTTCCTCGTCCGGGACCGGTTGCCAGGGTATGCATGTCGATTACTGCCAGTTCCTGTCAGACGAGCAATCGCTTCCGGCGCAAAACCGCACCACCATCGCGATGAACGTCAACGCCAATGACGTCAAGCTGAGGAACAACCGCGTCGTCCGTTTCCGCCATTTCGCGGTGATGAACGGCACCTCGCATATGATCCAGTCGAACCATTTCTTTCAGGGGGATGACATGGCGGCGGGGGTAAGGCTGGCCGGGATCGTCTTTACCCAGACCAATGTGGCGACAGTGGTGACCGGCAATTACATCGACAACTGCTTTATCGAATGGGGCAATGAGCATGATGCGGCTCCCGAATTCAACAATGAGTTCTCATTCGGCGGGCTGAACATCGTCGGCAATATCTTCATTGCCTCGGATGTCTCTTCGGCCTTTCGCTGGGTGGTGGTGAAACCCTATGGGCCCGGGCATTTCCTGAACGGGTTCTGTATGGAAAACAATATGTTCCGGGTGTTCAACGCCACGATTGACCGGGTGGACCGGGTTGATACCACGCATTCCACGCTGGATTTCACCCGCTCACGCGATGTGCGGGTCTCGGCCAATACCTATAACCAGGTGGCGCAGTCGATCTCGAACCCGGTGGTGGTGCAGCATGTGCAGAACACCAATGCCGATACCTGGACGGTGGATGCCTCGGCCTTTATCCCCTTTGGCGGCCGTATCCGTATGGTCGAGGCGGCGCAGCCCGAGACTTCCGTGTCCAATGCCGCGAATGTGCAGCGCTATATTTCGCCCATCGCCGTGCCGGGGCAGGGGCCGGGGGGCAATCAGGTGCAGCTGCGCTGGGGCGAAGCCGTGAAGGGCCGTGCCGTGGTGACGATGCGGATGGATCTGCCGACCTGA
- a CDS encoding lysine--tRNA ligase: MSELRDAAMKSKAWPFEEARALLKRYEKKAPEKGYVLFETGYGPSGLPHIGTFGEVARTTMIRRAFEAISDIPTRLICFSDDLDGMRKVPENVPQQDLLKANIQKPLTSVPDPFGEYESFGAHNNAMLRRFLDTFGFEYEFISSTEFYGAGLFDATLKLCVERYDEIMAIMLASLREERQQTYSCFLPIHPETGRVLYVPMKSIDKVNHTITFDDEDGREWTLPVTGGNVKLQWKPDFGARWAELDVDFEMYGKDHSTNTPIYDGICEVLGGKKPNHFTYELFLDFEGQKISKSKGNGLTIDEWLTYASAESLSYFMYQKPKTAKRLWWDVIPKAVDEYHQQLKAFPDQTVEQQVNNPVWHIHNGKPPKSTMVVPFAMLLNLASVAGAKDAAGLWGFIRRYAPEASPETNPDLDAAAGFALRYFQDKIAPNRVFRLPSDTERAAILDLRGRLAAFAGPEDGQAEDEALQTIVYAVGKDHGFDPLRDWFRALYEVLLGASEGPRFGGFVALYGVSESIALIDRALAGELVG, encoded by the coding sequence ATGTCTGAGCTCCGCGATGCGGCGATGAAGTCGAAAGCCTGGCCTTTCGAAGAGGCCCGCGCGCTGCTCAAACGTTATGAGAAGAAGGCGCCGGAAAAGGGCTATGTGCTGTTCGAGACCGGCTACGGTCCGTCGGGCCTGCCCCATATCGGCACCTTCGGCGAGGTTGCGCGCACCACGATGATCCGCCGCGCCTTTGAAGCGATCTCGGACATCCCGACGCGGCTGATCTGTTTTTCCGACGATCTCGACGGGATGCGCAAAGTGCCGGAAAATGTGCCGCAGCAGGATCTGCTGAAGGCCAATATCCAGAAGCCGCTGACGAGCGTTCCGGACCCGTTTGGCGAGTATGAGAGCTTTGGCGCTCATAACAACGCCATGCTGCGCCGGTTTCTCGACACGTTCGGGTTCGAATATGAATTCATCTCCTCGACGGAATTCTACGGGGCGGGGCTGTTCGACGCGACGCTGAAGCTTTGTGTCGAGCGCTATGACGAGATCATGGCGATCATGCTGGCCTCTTTGCGCGAAGAGCGGCAGCAGACCTATAGCTGCTTCCTGCCGATCCATCCGGAAACGGGTCGGGTGCTGTATGTGCCGATGAAATCCATCGACAAGGTGAACCACACGATCACCTTTGACGATGAGGATGGGCGCGAATGGACGCTGCCGGTGACCGGTGGCAATGTGAAGCTGCAATGGAAGCCCGATTTCGGTGCACGTTGGGCCGAGCTTGACGTCGATTTCGAGATGTATGGCAAAGACCATTCGACCAATACGCCGATCTATGACGGCATCTGTGAGGTGCTGGGGGGCAAAAAGCCCAACCATTTCACCTATGAGCTGTTCCTTGATTTCGAAGGTCAGAAGATCTCGAAGTCCAAGGGCAACGGGCTGACGATTGACGAATGGCTGACCTATGCCTCGGCCGAGAGCCTGTCTTACTTCATGTATCAAAAGCCCAAAACGGCCAAGCGGCTGTGGTGGGATGTGATCCCCAAGGCTGTTGACGAATATCACCAGCAGCTGAAAGCTTTCCCGGATCAGACGGTTGAGCAGCAGGTCAATAATCCGGTCTGGCATATCCATAACGGCAAGCCGCCGAAATCGACGATGGTGGTGCCGTTTGCCATGCTTCTGAACCTTGCCTCCGTCGCAGGGGCCAAGGATGCGGCCGGGCTTTGGGGCTTTATCCGCCGCTATGCGCCCGAGGCCTCGCCTGAGACCAACCCGGATCTGGATGCGGCGGCGGGGTTCGCGCTGCGCTACTTCCAGGACAAGATCGCGCCGAACCGGGTGTTCCGCCTGCCATCTGACACGGAGCGCGCCGCGATCCTTGATCTGCGCGGACGGCTGGCGGCTTTTGCCGGGCCGGAAGATGGTCAGGCCGAGGATGAGGCGCTGCAGACCATCGTCTATGCGGTCGGCAAGGATCATGGCTTCGATCCGCTGCGTGACTGGTTCAGGGCGCTTTACGAGGTGCTGCTGGGCGCATCCGAGGGCCCGCGTTTTGGCGGCTTTGTCGCGCTTTACGGGGTGTCGGAATCAATTGCGCTGATCGACCGGGCGCTGGCCGGAGAGCTGGTTGGCTGA
- a CDS encoding tellurite resistance TerB family protein — MPQTAPPSLSAQDALVAVMIACSASDQNMRTAELVAIQSMVNLMPVFSGYDTDRMRRVSQTVFDLFEEEDGLDAFFGLIRDALPERLHETAYALACDVVTADGRHSQEELRMLEELREELRIDRLHAAAIEWAARVRHLRA, encoded by the coding sequence TTGCCGCAGACCGCCCCCCCTTCGTTGTCGGCCCAGGACGCCCTCGTCGCCGTGATGATCGCCTGTTCGGCCTCGGACCAGAACATGCGCACGGCCGAGCTGGTGGCAATTCAGAGCATGGTCAACCTGATGCCGGTTTTCTCGGGCTATGATACCGACCGGATGCGGCGCGTGTCGCAGACGGTCTTTGACCTTTTCGAAGAAGAAGACGGGCTTGATGCGTTTTTCGGCCTGATCCGCGATGCCCTGCCCGAACGGCTGCATGAGACCGCCTATGCGCTGGCCTGTGATGTGGTCACCGCAGACGGGCGCCACAGCCAGGAAGAACTCCGGATGCTTGAAGAGCTGCGCGAGGAACTCCGGATCGACCGCCTCCATGCCGCCGCGATCGAATGGGCGGCGCGGGTGCGGCATTTGCGGGCCTGA
- the truA gene encoding tRNA pseudouridine(38-40) synthase TruA — protein sequence MARFAFRIEYNGAPFNGWQRQAGGQPSVQQAIEEALAKLEPGEHRIAAAGRTDAGVHATGQVAHADLAKDWEPFRLCEALNWHLRPQPVAITACARVEPDFHARFSALERRYMFRLMARRAPVVLEAGLVWQVRGALDLEAMRAGAAHLIGLHDFTTFRSTMCQAQSPVKTIDEISIEEFPCAGGQEFRFYLRARSFLHNQVRSVVGTLERVGAGGWPPARVKEALEARDRAACGPVCPPEGLYLTGVGYPTDPFGG from the coding sequence ATGGCGCGCTTTGCATTCAGGATCGAGTATAACGGGGCTCCGTTCAACGGCTGGCAGCGCCAGGCGGGGGGGCAGCCTTCGGTACAGCAGGCGATTGAAGAGGCCCTGGCAAAGCTGGAACCGGGCGAGCATCGCATCGCCGCCGCCGGCCGCACCGATGCGGGCGTTCACGCGACGGGGCAGGTGGCCCATGCCGATCTTGCGAAAGACTGGGAGCCCTTTCGCCTGTGCGAGGCACTCAACTGGCATCTGAGACCACAGCCGGTGGCGATCACCGCCTGCGCGCGGGTGGAACCCGATTTCCATGCGCGGTTTTCGGCGCTGGAACGGCGCTATATGTTTCGCCTGATGGCCCGGCGCGCGCCGGTGGTGCTGGAGGCGGGGCTTGTGTGGCAGGTGCGGGGAGCGCTGGATCTCGAAGCGATGCGGGCCGGGGCTGCGCATCTGATCGGGCTCCATGACTTCACCACCTTCCGGTCGACCATGTGCCAGGCGCAAAGCCCGGTGAAGACGATCGATGAGATCTCGATCGAGGAATTCCCCTGCGCGGGGGGGCAGGAATTCCGCTTTTACCTGCGCGCCCGCAGCTTCCTGCACAATCAGGTCCGCTCGGTGGTTGGCACGCTGGAGCGGGTGGGGGCAGGAGGCTGGCCGCCCGCCCGTGTGAAAGAGGCCCTGGAGGCCAGAGACCGCGCCGCCTGTGGCCCGGTCTGCCCGCCCGAGGGTCTCTATCTGACCGGAGTTGGCTATCCGACGGATCCGTTCGGGGGCTGA
- a CDS encoding YcjX family protein → MALFGITDGIARGIDQTQAGISGLLFEPVLRLGVTGLSRAGKTVFITSLIANLLHRGRMLQLSAARDGRIETVHLQPQPDLTLPRFDYETHLAALTGDDPRWPASTRSISELRLSFRTRPSGWFAGFRGPQILHLDIVDYPGEWLLDLALMEKTFATWSEDTLALVAKRAPRLPEARDFLALARAEDGALALDEARLQLLATGFTRYLTAARAAGWSDCTPGRFLLPGDLAGSPVLTFAPIPEPSEAGRGSLWREMVRRFEGYKAKVVTPFFRDHFSRVDRQIVLMDVLGALHQGPQAVEDLRKVMAEVLTAFRVGRASWLSSLIGARRVAKILFAATRADHLHHEQHPALTAITEALVADAKGRAEFAGAEVAALSLASLRATVEETVERGGVPLPAVRGRLLTSGKQAVMYPGALPADPARILSPAREGAADWLDAEFGMMEFAPARLSLKPGDGPPHIRLDRAVEFLIGDRL, encoded by the coding sequence TTGGCACTTTTCGGCATCACCGACGGCATCGCACGCGGGATCGATCAGACCCAGGCGGGGATCTCCGGCCTCTTGTTCGAACCCGTGCTGCGGCTGGGCGTCACCGGCCTGTCACGCGCCGGGAAGACCGTCTTCATCACCTCGCTGATCGCCAATCTTCTGCACCGGGGCCGGATGCTGCAACTGAGCGCCGCGCGCGACGGGCGGATCGAGACCGTCCATCTGCAACCGCAACCCGACCTGACGCTGCCGCGCTTCGATTATGAGACACATCTTGCGGCGCTGACCGGCGATGACCCACGCTGGCCGGCCTCGACCCGCTCGATCTCCGAGCTGCGCCTGTCGTTTCGCACCCGTCCCTCGGGATGGTTCGCGGGGTTTCGGGGGCCTCAGATCCTGCATCTGGATATTGTGGATTATCCCGGCGAATGGCTGCTGGATCTGGCTCTGATGGAAAAAACCTTCGCCACCTGGTCCGAGGATACCCTTGCACTGGTGGCGAAACGGGCGCCCCGCCTGCCCGAGGCGCGCGATTTTCTGGCGCTGGCCCGGGCCGAAGATGGCGCGCTGGCGCTGGACGAGGCCCGGTTGCAACTGCTGGCGACGGGCTTCACACGCTATCTGACCGCCGCCCGTGCCGCCGGCTGGTCGGATTGCACTCCGGGCCGGTTTTTGCTGCCCGGGGATCTCGCCGGCTCGCCCGTCCTGACCTTCGCCCCGATCCCCGAGCCGTCAGAAGCCGGGCGCGGATCGCTCTGGCGCGAGATGGTGCGACGGTTCGAGGGCTATAAGGCGAAGGTGGTGACGCCGTTCTTCCGCGACCATTTTTCCCGTGTTGATCGTCAGATCGTGCTGATGGATGTGCTGGGCGCGCTCCATCAGGGGCCGCAGGCGGTGGAGGATCTGCGGAAGGTCATGGCCGAGGTGCTGACCGCCTTTCGCGTCGGGCGCGCCTCCTGGCTGTCGTCGCTGATCGGGGCCAGGCGGGTGGCCAAAATCCTTTTCGCAGCGACCCGCGCCGACCATCTGCATCATGAACAGCACCCTGCCCTGACCGCCATCACCGAGGCGCTGGTCGCCGATGCGAAAGGGCGCGCCGAATTTGCCGGGGCCGAGGTAGCGGCTTTGTCGCTCGCAAGCCTGCGCGCCACGGTTGAAGAGACCGTGGAACGTGGCGGCGTCCCGCTGCCCGCCGTGCGCGGGCGGCTTCTGACCAGCGGAAAACAGGCGGTTATGTATCCCGGCGCGCTGCCCGCAGATCCGGCGCGGATCCTGTCTCCTGCGCGCGAGGGTGCGGCGGACTGGCTCGATGCGGAATTCGGCATGATGGAATTCGCGCCCGCGCGGCTTTCGCTGAAACCGGGCGACGGACCACCACATATCCGCCTCGACCGCGCTGTCGAATTTCTGATCGGAGACCGGCTGTGA
- a CDS encoding YcjF family protein, with protein MTQSPHRPFVEEIHADDIPEADPGAAPPISDLPGADLMLEQLARAAGARRSRLTRAAIWVFSTLFTFVLGVAAWDFTASLFTRNAVLGWIAFVLIALAVLIALIMAAREAMGFARIARLDHLRARAVSAHVNADLKAARSVTGSITDLYGARAEAAWGLKRFEEHQAEVLDADAVLALAETEILAPLDAAARAEIEAAARRVALVTALVPLALADVAAVLYSNLAMIRRIAMIYGGRSGTLGSWSLLRRVFSSLLAAGAVSLADDLMGSVAGGGVLSKLSRRFGEGVVNGALTARIGVAAMEQCRPLPFRGLPRPGVSGLVSRALAGLIPRGG; from the coding sequence GTGACCCAATCCCCCCACCGCCCCTTTGTCGAGGAAATCCATGCGGATGACATCCCCGAGGCCGATCCTGGTGCAGCGCCTCCGATCAGTGATCTGCCCGGGGCGGATCTCATGCTGGAGCAGCTGGCGCGCGCTGCCGGGGCGCGTCGTTCGCGCCTGACGCGTGCCGCGATCTGGGTGTTTTCAACGCTTTTCACCTTTGTTCTCGGCGTGGCGGCCTGGGACTTCACCGCCTCGCTTTTCACGCGCAATGCGGTTCTGGGCTGGATCGCCTTTGTGCTGATCGCGCTGGCGGTTCTGATCGCGCTGATCATGGCCGCGCGCGAGGCAATGGGTTTTGCCCGGATCGCGCGGCTTGACCATCTGCGCGCCCGCGCCGTTTCCGCGCATGTGAATGCCGATCTGAAGGCCGCACGCAGCGTAACCGGCAGCATCACCGACCTTTATGGCGCGCGCGCCGAGGCCGCCTGGGGGCTGAAACGGTTTGAGGAACATCAGGCCGAGGTGCTGGATGCCGATGCGGTGCTGGCCCTGGCCGAGACCGAGATCCTCGCGCCGCTCGACGCTGCCGCGCGGGCCGAAATCGAGGCCGCTGCGCGGCGCGTCGCGCTGGTGACCGCGCTTGTGCCGCTGGCTTTGGCGGATGTCGCGGCGGTTCTTTATTCCAATCTCGCGATGATCCGGCGGATCGCGATGATCTATGGTGGCCGGTCGGGCACTCTGGGCAGCTGGAGCCTTTTGCGCCGGGTGTTTTCCTCGCTGCTGGCGGCGGGGGCGGTCTCGCTTGCGGATGATCTGATGGGATCGGTGGCAGGCGGCGGGGTGCTGTCAAAACTGTCGCGCCGCTTTGGCGAGGGGGTGGTCAATGGCGCGCTGACGGCCCGGATCGGGGTGGCCGCAATGGAGCAATGCCGGCCATTGCCGTTTCGTGGCCTGCCCCGGCCCGGGGTTTCGGGGCTGGTGTCGCGGGCGCTTGCAGGGCTGATCCCGCGCGGGGGGTGA
- the katG gene encoding catalase/peroxidase HPI, whose product MDGNDVKSGGKCPVIHGANTELGQSVMAWWPNALNLDILSQQDTKTNPLGQSFSYREALKTLDVEALKADLRALMNDSQDWWPADYGSYVGMFARTAWHMAGSYRVTDGRGGGNTGNQRFAPLNSWPDNVNTDKGRRLLWPIKKKYGNAVSWADLILLAGTIAYEVAGLKTFGFAFGREDIWHPEKDTYWGSEKEWLAPSDGRYGDVATPATLENPLAAVQMGLIYVNPEGVNGVSDPLKTAAQMRETFSRMAMNDEETVALTAGGHTIGKCHGNGSAANLSPDPEAAGPEFQGLGWINTNGRGVGRDTVVSGLEGAWTTHPTQWDNGFFEMLFKHEWHIVTTPAGAHQWEPVSILEEDKPVDVEDPSIRVMPMMTDADMALRVDPGYREISLRFKEDQAYFSEVFARAWFKLTHRDLGPKSRYVGPDVPAEDLIWQDPVPAGATGYDVAGLKAKIAASGLSVQDLVATAWDSARTFRHSDNRGGANGARIRLAPQKDWEGNEPARLARVLSVLDPIAQAAGASLADVIVLAGGVGVEQAAKAAGFTVEVPFAPGRGDATDAQTDAESFEPLEPIHDGFRNWVKADYTVSPEELLLDRAQLMGLSAPEMTVLLGGLRVIGANHAGSAHGVFTQTPGALTNDFFATLTDMAFKWVPVSKSTYEIQDRKTGAKVYSATRVDLVFGSNSILRAIAEVYAQDDNKEKLVQDFVKAWVRVMNGDRFDLKA is encoded by the coding sequence ATGGACGGAAATGATGTGAAGTCGGGTGGCAAATGCCCGGTGATCCATGGGGCGAATACCGAGCTGGGCCAAAGCGTGATGGCCTGGTGGCCGAATGCGCTGAACCTCGACATTCTCAGCCAGCAGGATACCAAAACCAATCCGCTGGGGCAGAGTTTCAGCTATCGCGAGGCCCTGAAAACCCTTGATGTCGAAGCCCTGAAGGCCGATCTGCGCGCCCTGATGAATGACAGCCAGGACTGGTGGCCGGCAGATTACGGCTCCTATGTCGGCATGTTCGCCCGCACCGCCTGGCATATGGCGGGGTCTTACCGTGTGACCGACGGGCGCGGCGGCGGCAATACCGGCAACCAGCGGTTTGCGCCGCTGAACTCCTGGCCCGACAACGTCAATACCGACAAGGGCCGGCGTCTGCTGTGGCCGATTAAAAAGAAATACGGCAATGCTGTTTCCTGGGCTGACCTGATCCTGCTGGCCGGCACGATTGCCTATGAGGTTGCCGGTCTGAAGACCTTCGGCTTCGCCTTTGGCCGGGAAGACATCTGGCATCCCGAGAAAGACACCTATTGGGGGTCTGAAAAAGAGTGGCTTGCGCCCTCGGATGGCCGCTATGGCGATGTCGCCACCCCGGCCACGCTGGAAAACCCGCTGGCGGCGGTGCAGATGGGCCTGATCTATGTGAACCCGGAAGGGGTCAACGGCGTTTCGGACCCGCTGAAGACGGCGGCGCAGATGCGCGAGACCTTCTCGCGCATGGCGATGAATGACGAGGAAACCGTTGCGCTGACCGCGGGCGGCCATACGATCGGCAAATGCCATGGGAATGGCTCGGCGGCAAATCTTTCACCCGATCCGGAAGCGGCCGGCCCGGAATTCCAGGGCCTTGGCTGGATCAATACCAATGGGCGCGGCGTGGGGCGCGACACGGTCGTGTCGGGGCTGGAAGGCGCCTGGACCACCCATCCGACGCAGTGGGACAACGGTTTCTTCGAGATGCTCTTCAAACATGAATGGCATATCGTGACGACGCCCGCCGGTGCGCATCAGTGGGAGCCGGTCTCGATCCTTGAAGAAGACAAGCCGGTCGATGTGGAAGACCCGTCGATCCGTGTCATGCCGATGATGACGGATGCCGATATGGCGCTGCGGGTCGATCCGGGCTACCGCGAGATCTCGCTCCGGTTCAAAGAAGACCAGGCCTATTTCTCCGAAGTCTTCGCCCGCGCCTGGTTCAAGCTGACCCATCGCGATCTCGGCCCTAAATCGCGCTATGTCGGCCCGGATGTGCCGGCGGAAGACCTGATCTGGCAGGACCCGGTCCCGGCAGGGGCGACCGGCTATGACGTGGCCGGGCTGAAGGCCAAAATCGCTGCCTCCGGCCTTTCGGTCCAGGATCTGGTGGCCACCGCCTGGGATTCCGCGCGTACCTTCCGCCATTCCGACAATCGCGGCGGTGCGAACGGGGCCCGCATCCGGCTCGCGCCGCAAAAAGACTGGGAAGGCAACGAGCCCGCCCGTCTTGCGCGCGTCCTCTCGGTGCTTGACCCGATTGCGCAGGCCGCAGGCGCGAGCCTCGCCGATGTGATCGTGCTGGCGGGCGGTGTCGGCGTGGAACAGGCCGCGAAAGCGGCTGGTTTTACTGTCGAGGTCCCTTTCGCGCCGGGCCGTGGTGATGCAACCGACGCCCAGACCGATGCGGAAAGCTTCGAGCCGCTGGAGCCGATCCATGACGGCTTCCGCAACTGGGTCAAAGCCGATTACACCGTCTCTCCCGAGGAGCTCCTGCTTGACCGGGCCCAGCTGATGGGTCTGAGCGCGCCGGAAATGACCGTCCTTCTGGGCGGGCTGCGGGTGATCGGCGCGAACCATGCTGGTTCTGCGCATGGTGTCTTCACGCAGACCCCGGGCGCGCTCACGAACGACTTCTTCGCCACGCTGACCGATATGGCGTTCAAATGGGTGCCGGTGTCGAAATCGACCTATGAGATCCAGGACCGCAAGACCGGTGCGAAGGTTTACTCGGCCACCCGCGTTGACCTCGTCTTCGGCTCGAACTCGATCCTGCGCGCGATTGCCGAAGTTTATGCCCAGGACGACAACAAGGAAAAGCTGGTCCAGGACTTCGTCAAAGCCTGGGTCAGGGTGATGAACGGCGACCGTTTCGACCTGAAAGCCTGA
- a CDS encoding hydrogen peroxide-inducible genes activator — protein MNALSMKHLRYFEALSRIGHFGRAAEACAISQPALSMQIRELEALIGAPLVERAARRVRLTALGEEFASRARDILRRVDQLGDLVRAAGDEPGGILRIGVIPTVAPYLLPGLIQHLTRRWPALDLRPREAVTRTLLTDLTAGRLDLAILALPVSEPALEEVPLIEEEFLLVRPRSDAGRPVPDAARLAEMKLLLLEEGHCFRDQALSFCKIPASRAPRDLMEGSSLSTLVQMVGAGIGVTLIPEMALPIETKSARVAVDRLAAPHPKRVIGMVWRRSNPLGPQLMRIAALLNQSLPAMLPEQNLPHGSPHQP, from the coding sequence ATGAATGCTCTGTCGATGAAACATCTGCGCTATTTCGAAGCGCTCTCGCGGATCGGCCATTTCGGGCGTGCCGCCGAGGCCTGTGCGATCTCACAGCCGGCGCTGTCGATGCAGATCCGCGAGCTGGAGGCGCTGATCGGCGCGCCGCTCGTGGAACGCGCCGCGCGCCGGGTCCGTCTGACCGCTCTGGGCGAGGAATTTGCCAGCCGTGCCCGTGATATACTGCGCCGCGTCGACCAGCTTGGCGATCTGGTGCGGGCTGCGGGCGACGAGCCGGGCGGCATTCTGCGGATCGGAGTCATTCCGACAGTCGCGCCCTATCTCCTTCCCGGTCTGATCCAGCATCTGACCCGGCGCTGGCCCGCGCTTGATCTGCGCCCGCGCGAGGCGGTGACGCGCACGCTTTTGACCGATCTGACCGCCGGGCGGCTTGATCTTGCCATCCTCGCCTTGCCGGTCTCGGAACCCGCGCTTGAAGAAGTCCCACTGATCGAGGAGGAATTTCTGCTGGTCCGCCCCCGCTCGGATGCCGGACGCCCGGTGCCGGATGCGGCGCGGCTGGCCGAGATGAAGCTTCTCCTGCTGGAAGAGGGCCATTGCTTCCGCGATCAGGCCCTGTCCTTTTGCAAGATCCCTGCCTCGCGCGCGCCGCGCGATCTGATGGAGGGCAGTTCGCTTTCAACGCTGGTGCAGATGGTCGGTGCGGGAATCGGGGTGACGCTGATTCCCGAAATGGCGCTGCCGATCGAGACGAAATCAGCCCGGGTTGCGGTCGACCGGCTTGCCGCACCGCATCCGAAACGGGTGATCGGCATGGTCTGGCGGCGGTCAAACCCGCTTGGCCCCCAGCTCATGCGGATTGCTGCGCTGCTGAACCAGAGCCTGCCCGCCATGCTGCCAGAGCAAAACCTGCCGCATGGCAGCCCGCATCAGCCCTGA